In Fusarium oxysporum Fo47 chromosome VII, complete sequence, the following proteins share a genomic window:
- a CDS encoding P-loop containing nucleoside triphosphate hydrolase protein, which translates to MSQLAWHVRQIRTQTVWLTATLPPIYQELFFEHNKLVRPHIVRESTNRPNIRYIVQQERGLGNLCEQAACLVQSCWTRTDLFKSERDRVIVYCPTKDLVAELADMLGCPSYTAESGTEEEKMAIIERWLTAADSPIIVATSALGPGFDYPHIRLVIHVDAPSLLTDFSQESGRAGRDGEVAESIILLSAAWQPQLGRPVAADKEAMQLYLLQEYCSRGVLSQFLDSKPDWRWCMEGDELCSVCPKHHAQCRPPTLEFHLPRPLRDETEAGQDEDNGSADLTVSEMIFTGPAEVLRQDQVRDEELSRYERDLETMKGCCLYCRVEGKSFEHTVTACARRFDWIRAKQKALRDCQSKKKEWMDRHAVCWKCYQPQEICRAADPEYEGDNSCQYPDMVMPLCFGAFSRPGRTKWFLKHFNESFKTCQEYMLWLGKGASLGGSRCVNANCVAALLLGELE; encoded by the coding sequence ATGTCGCAGCTAGCATGGCATGTACGGCAGATTCGTACACAGACTGTCTGGCTGACAGCGACACTGCCACCAATCTATCAAGAGCTTTTCTTTGAGCACAATAAGCTCGTGCGGCCGCATATCGTCCGAGAGTCAACAAACCGTCCTAACATCCGATATATCGTCCAGCAAGAACGTGGGCTAGGCAATCTATGTGAGCAGGCAGCTTGTCTTGTACAGTCTTGCTGGACCCGGACAGACCTGTTCAAGAGCGAGCGGGACCGGGTCATTGTATACTGTCCGACGAAGGATCTCGTGGCAGAGCTTGCTGACATGCTCGGCTGTCCGTCCTACACAGCCGAGTCCGgcacagaagaagagaagatggcgatcATAGAGCGATGGCTAACAGCAGCCGATTCGCCTATCATCGTGGCGACGTCAGCGCTGGGTCCTGGGTTTGACTACCCTCATATTCGATTGGTCATTCATGTCGATGCACCGAGCCTTCTGACGGATTTCTCTCAAGAGTCAGGTAGAGCGGGTCGGGATGGCGAAGTAGCCGAGTCGATCATTTTACTTAGCGCAGCCTGGCAGCCGCAGTTAGGTCGACCTGTAGCAGCAGACAAAGAGGCCATGCAACTGTATCTTTTGCAGGAATACTGCTCGCGCGGGGTCTTGAGCCAATTCCTTGATAGCAAACCTGACTGGCGGTGGTGCATGGAGGGCGATGAGCTCTGTAGCGTTTGTCCCAAGCATCATGCGCAATGCCGACCGCCTACCCTAGAGTTCCATCTACCGCGGCCCCTACGTGATGAGACTGAAGCCGGACAGGACGAGGACAACGGCAGCGCTGACCTTACCGTTAGCGAGATGATCTTTACTGGACCTGCCGAGGTGCTCCGTCAGGACCAAGTACGTGATGAAGAATTGAGTCGGTATGAAAGAGATCTTGAGACAATGAAAGGCTGCTGTCTCTATTGCCGCGTAGAAGGAAAATCGTTTGAGCATACCGTAACAGCTTGTGCTCGACGTTTTGATTGGATTCGAGCTAAGCAAAAAGCACTTCGAGACTGtcagagcaagaagaaggaatggATGGACCGGCACGCTGTGTGCTGGAAGTGTTACCAGCCGCAAGAGATCTGCCGAGCTGCGGATCCAGAGTACGAAGGGGACAACTCATGCCAATACCCAGATATGGTAATGCCTCTATGCTTTGGCGCATTTAGTCGACCAGGCCGTACTAAATGGTTCTTGAAGCATTTTAACGAGTCATTTAAGACATGCCAGGAATACATGTTGTGGCTTGGTAAAGGTGCCTCTCTTGGCGGTAGTCGATGTGTGAACGCCAACTGTGTAGCTGCTCTTTTACTGGGAGAATTGGAGTAG
- a CDS encoding lipase: MFLTSTLFIIVTLGGLFGKSVLSQTLNDPDGLVNLRNLAKETERTAADKSIPIVFVPGFSGWGAPLFGALNYFGGVIDIPNLLADMGYTVIVAPVAPISTNWERACELYRQLTFGKFSIVNSATNSIDEVYDVDVDYGTYFAADPAHAPEKTSTTGRRRAIQFSNSPDFRNWKWDRDRKVHFVCHSQGGNTVRYLISLMANGAGTLHPTYFAEAGRDDWIISVTTLGTPHRGTTIINALESFLSRSRQQAVGLVARLFATASFYPPEKRAYDLQLDHWGIRRNSGETFQGMLARMESVNGSVSKWLNSSNNGLYDNSIEGVHNLSLKAINTSENIYYFSLSFHATDPFPEAWPEWGRDAIDSFPTNIERFVREVTRNIPIIGRLVDRIISAFTSLGWRVIINVTSFRSFVEWVTKAVITRVLQELGYDLALPNPGRYIPRKDVIPILLPSVYAMGSQELTQVQRDILGPNLGDWYQNDGIVNTESMSGPDNFVRGINSLPDLNFSVDGKRGIYWHLGVNDQMDHADQIGVFIEQSTVRLRTLCCSWSC, encoded by the exons ATGTTTCTCACTTCAACTCTTTTCATTATCGTCACTCTCGGTGGACTCTTTGGCAAATCTGTTCTGTCCCAAACTCTCAATGACCCGGATGGGCTTGTTAATTTGCGGAACCTCGCTAAAGAAACAGAGAGAACGGCAGCCGACAAGTCAATTCCGATTGTTTTTG TGCCTGGATTCTCTGGTTGGGGCGCACCGCTGTTCGGTGCTCTCAACTACTTCGGCGGCGTAATTGACATCCCGAATCTCCTTGCCGATATGGGATATACAGTTATTGTTGCTCCAGTTGCTCCAATCTCCACCAACTGGGAACGCGCTTGTGAGTTATACAGACAGCTCACTTTCGGAAA GTTCAGCATAGTTAACTCGGCGACAAATTCCATTGACGAGGTCTATGACGTAGACGTTGATTACGGCACTTACTTTGCTGCAGATCCAGCTCACGCTCCGGAGAAGACCAGTACCACAGGCAGGAGACGGGCAATCCAGTTTTCAAACTCACCAGACTTTCGCAACTGGAAGTGGGACCGCGATCGCAAAGTTCATTTTGTTTGCCACTCTCAAGGTGGAAACACAGTACGCTATCTCATTAGTCTGATGGCCAATGGCGCCGGAACTTTGCATCCCACATACTTTGCCGAGGCAGGTAGAGATGACTGGATCATCTCTGTCACAACACTTGGGACCCCTCACAGAGGAACAACAATCATAAATGCCCTCGAAAGCTTTCTTTCC CGATCGAGGCAACAGGCAGTGGGCCTGGTCGCAAGACTCTTCGCTACAGCATCGTTCTATCCTCCAGAGAAGAGGGCTTATGATCTTCAGCTTGACCACTGGGGAATCCGCAGAAATTCCGGAGAAACCTTCCAGGGCATGCTCGCCCGTATGGAATCAGTTAACGGCTCTGTGTCGAAATGGCTGAATTCCAGCAACAATGGTCTTTACGATAACAGCATCGAAGGAGTTCATAATCTCTCCCTGAAGGCAATCAATACCTCAGAAAATATCTATTACTTCAGCCTATCCTTCCATGCAACAGATCCATTCCCTGAAGCCTGGCCTGAGTGGGGTAGGGACGCAATAGACTCCTTTCCCACCAACATAGAGAGGTTCGTTCGGGAAGTGACAAGAAACATTCCAATCATCGGGAGGCTGGTAGACAGAATAATCAGCGCCTTTACTAGCCTTGGATGGAGAGTCATCATTAACGTAACCAGTTTCCGCTCTTTCGTGGAGTGGGTTACTAAAGCAGTGATAACTAGGGTTCTCCAGGAACTGGGATATGATCTCGCGCTTCCAAATCCAGGAAGATACATTCCGCGAAAAGACGTCATACCAATTTTGCTACCGAGTGTCTACGCAATGGGAAGCCAGGAGCTCACACAGGTGCAAAGGGACATCCTAGGGCCCAATCTAGGAGACTGGTATCAGAATGACGGTATCGTTAACACCGAGTCCATGAGCGGTCCCGATAACTTCGTCAGGGGCATCAACTCCCTGCCGGATCTCAACTTTAGTGTCGACGGAAAGCGGGGGATCTACTGGCATTTAGGCGTAAACGATCAAATGGACCATGCAGATCAGATTGGCGTTTTCATAGAGCAAAGCACGGTGAGGCTGCGAACTCTATGCTGCTCATGGTCTTGCTAA
- a CDS encoding heterokaryon incompatibility protein-domain-containing protein, translating into MEQDLSSFQSDVTALQPHSCICCQKLLIHNKSTYGSITGKFSYTKVAEMASSGCLLFQTLQTKFDRISYPACRTRHDLALKPQIYSDGDILRGLGFKWEMKPEDHQVRGYEDDEEENMLFAFVPEDSLAHKFVEASPFNLHPGSAESFAWIKKRFHRCRRRHAECEKRVRENRQNLVMPKRLLDVGQLGDPAIGLLEASDDARVSFAIASYAWGNGLKADAIQRAQTTKKNIGYRMASGIKVTGLPKSIQDLIEVTRQIGHRYLWLDAFCIVQDDNDDKDHQFNSIAEFYKQADILISAASASDCGEGLLQSRLVDRCYGSIFELPYEWKVDGHETQGSLLLSEMDLNCSTDNDPVHMRIWTFQEHLVSSRVISFGSRQVKWTCQQEKNLVDGGNYYDMIGSQEENLDIAFSLPRYPSEPLVEKDWRVWSWMEIVGEYSKRDYSRLEDRVPAFYEAISLLAPRMGWTRDQCVYGIWKTDASRQLLWKKDKPLTIQEVEELKISAKDGRLGPSWSWATLPGGVFYDTRSQLRQLGNTNPTIEFQKIDDQPRCLTIEGFIQVAEWIEDCTIDISAEDVQLFQVDLDVEMPPQPVFLLELSATYTSTVSMGLVLVKIPGYPTRFERRGRFEAVKFKPDGSHMLFSNKGGSFKTIAII; encoded by the exons ATGGAACAAGATCTATCAAGCTTTCAATCTGACGTTACTGCCCTGCAGCCACACTCTTGTATTTGTTGCCAGAAGCTGCTGATCCATAATAAGTCGACCTATGGTAGTATTACAGGCAAGTTTTCCTATACCAAAGTAGCAGAGATGGCTTCCTCGGGTTGCCTGCTCTTCCAGACTTTACAAACAAAGTTCGACCGTATCTCATATCCAGCTTGTCGGACACGTCATGACTTGGCTTTAAAACCACAAATTTACAGTGATGGTGATATATTGCGGGGTCTAGGCTTCAAATGGGAAATGAAGCCAGAAGATCATCAAGTCAGGGGTTacgaggacgatgaagaagagaatatGTTATTCGCTTTCGTCCCGGAAG ATAGTCTTGCTCATAAATTTGTTGAGGCTTCGCCTTTCAATTTGCATCCTGGCTCGGCCGAAAGCTTCGCATGGATAAAAAAGCGGTTTCACAGATGCCGACGCCGTCATGCCGAATGCGAAAAACGCGTCAGAGAGAATCGACAAAACTTGGTCATGCCGAAGAGACTACTGGATGTAGGTCAACTCGGTGATCCCGCCATCGGGTTGTTGGAAGCAAGTGACGATGCCAGAGTATCCTTTGCTATTGCCAGTTATGCATGGGGCAACGGCTTAAAAGCGGACGCTATACAACGAGCTCAAACGACCAAGAAAAACATAGGCTACAGAATGGCTTCTGGAATCAAAGTCACAGGCCTACCAAAGAGTATTCAGGACCTCATCGAAGTCACGCGACAGATCGGTCATCGATACCTTTGGCTGGATGCTTTCTGCATCGTCCAAGATGACAACGACGATAAAGACCATCAATTTAACTCAATAGCTGAGTTTTACAAGCAGGCAGACATTCTCATTTCAGCTGCAAGTGCTTCGGACTGCGGCGAGGGATTGCTACAATCCAGATTAGTTGATCGGTGTTACGGCTCGATCTTTGAGTTGCCTTACGAGTGGAAAGTTGATGGCCACGAGACTCAAGGATCCTTGCTCTTGTCGGAAATGGACTTGAACTGTTCCACAGACAATGATCCTGTGCATATGCGAATTTGGACATTTCAGGAACATCTCGTGTCATCGCGGGTCATCAGCTTTGGCTCTCGACAGGTCAAGTGGACATGCCAGCAAGAAAAGAATCTTGTCGATGGTGGCAATTACTACGACATGATAGGTAGCCAGGAGGAAAACCTTGATATAGCATTTTCTCTACCTCGATATCCCTCTGAGCCTCTAGTAGAAAAGGACTGGAGGGTTTGGAGTTGGATGGAGATCGTTGGGGAATATTCAAAGCGTGACTACTCTCGTCTAGAAGACAGGGTCCCGGCGTTTTATGAAGCTATATCACTTTTAGCACCTCGCATGGGCTGGACAAGAGATCAGTGTGTTTATGGGATATGGAAAACTGACGCCAGCCGTCAACTTCTGTGGAAGAAAGACAAGCCTCTGACTATTCaagaggttgaagaactTAAAATTTCCGCAAAGGATGGAAGACTTGGACCATCGTGGTCTTGGGCGACATTGCCTGGCGGAGTTTTCTATGATACCCGCTCACAGCTTCGCCAACTGGGCAATACTAATCCAACAATCGAATTCCAGAAAATTGATGATCAACCGCGATGCCTCACGATAGAGGGATTTATTCAGGTAGCCGAGTGGATTGAGGATTGTACAATCGACATATCAGCCGAGGATGTCCAGCTCTTTCAAGTCGATCTGGATGTCGAAATGCCACCACAGCCAGTATTTTTACTTGAGTTGTCCGCAACCTATACATCAACAGTCAGCATGGGGTTAGTTCTGGTAAAGATTCCAGGATACCCGACGCGTTTTGAAAGGCGTGGCCGGTTCGAGGCTGTTAAATTTAAACCAGATGGATCACATATGCTCTTCTCAAACAAAGGTGGATCATTCAAGACGATTGCGATAATCTAG